GATTGGGAAGATGGGAATCAAAAGGTGGCCCTGTTGGAGTTGCGGTCTGCCAAGCTGATTCTTTGATTGAAGCTTGGGTCTGTAATTATAAATATGCTACCCTAAGAGTATTCAGGTTCCAACCGATTATTTATATGCAAGCCAAAAAGTAAATTCAGAATTGAATCAAGGAAAAAATAAATGAAAGTAGCAGGATAGTAGTAATTAATTGGTTTTAGTTCTTAGCTAGAAAATTGTTTGATTACTTAATTGGTTTCAGCACCCTATTTGAAGGATATTGCTCAGCAAATATATAAATATTCCTCTGTTTATAACAAATATTAACACTAATGTAATCTACCTTAAAATCGTAACACACTCACAAGCAGTTCTTTATTTTTATTAAATGTGAAATATTATTTGCTATTGGCTGATACAAACAAAAAAAGGTAATTCCTCAAAAGAGAAATTACCTTTTTATATTTTCAAGGATTGAACATTAATCCAAATCGAACTCTATCGCATCGTTTACCTTCTCATCCAGCAAGGCAATCTTCAATACTTCATCCACATTTTCTACAAAATGAATATTCAGGTTCTCAAGGTACTGTTCATCAACCTCCATTACATCTTTCTTGTTCTTATTGCAGAAAATAATGTCACGGATACCAGCTCTTCTGGCTGCCAGCAGTTTTTCCTTAATACCCCCTACAGGTAATACCTTACCTCTCAAAGTAATCTCACCTGTCATAGCCAATCTATCCATTACTTTTCTTTGAGTATAGATAGAAGCCATTGATGTCAGCATGGTAATACCTGCTGAAGGACCATCCTTAGGTACAGCACCTGCCGGTACGTGGATATGCAAATCGTACTTATCAAAAATACGCTGATCAATATCCAGCTTCTTGGCATTTGCTTTCAGGTAAGAAAGTGCAGCAGTAGCTGACTCTTTCATTACATCACCCAATTGACCTGATAAAGTCAATCGACCTTTTCCTGGGTTAAGGCTCGATTCAATAAACAGAATCTCACCACCAACTGATGTCCATGCCAATCCGGTAACTACTCCAGCAATGTCATTATTTTGGTAGAGTTCTTTATCAAATACAGGTGCTCCAAGTATCTTCTCTACTTCTTTTGCTCCTATACTCTTTTTATACTCCTCTTCCAATGCTACTGACTTCGCAATATTTCGGACTACTGCCCCAATTTTTCTTTCAAGATTACGAACACCAGACTCTCTAGTATAACCTTCAATCAGGAAACGAATGGATGCATCAGAAAAAGAAACATCCTTACCTTTCAAACCATGCTCCTTACGTTGCTTAGGAATCAGGTGTTTCTTGGCTATTTCAATTTTTTCTTCAACCGTATATCCTGTGATCTCAATAATCTCCATCCTGTCTCTTAGAGCAGGCTGAATGCTATCAAGGGAATTGGCCGTCGCTATAAACAATACCTTTGAAAGGTCATATTCAACCTCAAGATAATTATCTACAAAAGTGTGGTTTTGCTCAGGATCAAGTACTTCAAGCAATGCTGAAGAGGGATCACCTCTGAAATCAGCACCCAACTTATCCAGTTCATCCAAGATGAAAACAGGATTAGATGAATTGACCTTTTTCAGGCTTTGGAGCACCCTACCAGGCATTGCTCCCACATACGTCTTACGGTGACCTCGAATTTCAGACTCGTCCTTCATTCCACCTAAAGCCATACGTACATATTTACGACCCAATGCCTTCGCAATCGACTTACCCAAAGAGGTTTTACCTACACCTGGAGGTCCATACAAACAAAGGATAGGACCTTTTAAGTCTTGCTTCAGTTTCAGTACAGCCAGATATTCAATGATTCTATCTTTCACCTTATCCAACCCATAGTGATCCTTATCCAGAATCTTCTGTGCTTTCTTCAGGTCAAAATCATCTTCAGTGGCCTCGCTCCAAGGCAAGTCCAACAGGAACTCACAGTAACTCAACGTTATCGGGTACTCAGCTGCTGCCGGGTTGATTCGCTTAAGCTTTTGGATTTCTTTATCAAATTGCTTTTTAGCTATCTCAGGCCATTCTTTTTTCTCAGCCCTAACAATCAGGTCTTCAATCTCACGATCAGGACTGTCCACACCCAACTCATCCTGCAATACCTTCATTTGCTGACGCAGGAAGTAATCACGCTGTTGCTGGTCAATATCAAAGTTCACTTTGCTAGTGATCTCATTCTTCAGTTCCAGCATTTGAACTTCCCTGAACATGTACTCAAGCAACGTAGTCACTTTTGTTCTGCCGTCATGAATTTCCAACAACTTCTGTTTGTCCCTTACCTCTACATTCAGGTTAGAGCTCAAGAAGTATGTCAAGAACGACAGACTTGAAATATTATCCAGAGCAGTGCGAGCCTCCTCAGGAATGTCTTTGTTCAGTTTAAGGATTTTGTAAGCCGTCTCCTTCAGTGAATCAATCAAAGCTGACTCTTCATTCTCACTGCTAAAATCAAAGTTATCACCCAATACATTGCCTTTTACAACCATATAAGGGTCTTCAGAAACTAGCTCTTCGATTTCAAATTTTCGCTTACCCTGAATGATGATTGTAGTATTACCATCAGGCAAAGTAAGGGTCTTCAGGATACGTGCTACCGTACCAACTTTATACACATCCCCTAATCTCGGGTCTTCGTTACTGCTGTTTTTCTGTGCAACAACTCCAATCACTTTTGTTGTGTTATAAGCATTCTTCACCAGTTTCACTGATTTTTCACGCCCAACAGTGATAGGAATTACAACTCCAGGAAAAAGAACTGCATTTCTCAATGGCAGCAAGGGTAATTCAAGACCTTCAACGCCGTCAAATTCCCCGTCATCTTCTTCCGCAGGAACTACAGAAATCAATTGATCGTCTGACTCCATTCCAGATAACTCACTTAATACTATACTATTTCTTTTCAATGCCATTTTGATCAATTCACACTTTATAATGTGCATGCTCATCAAGCATACAATGATATTTTCAATGCTATTTGTGGTATGGATTCAATTGATACGTTAACTCAAATTTATTATGAGAAAATCTCAATTGATACCAAATCAAGATATAAAAGTAATCAATTGGCTTGCCAATCGGAATAACTGACATAATGATATATAGGTCTCCCATTATAAAAAATTGGGACAGCTGAATGGCAGTTACCACAACTTACCATAATTCCACTTATTTGATATTCATTATCAACACTTAACAGTCAAATTAACTAAGTTACAGGTTGAAGAATTACATTGATTGCTACATTGCCATACTGACAGAAAAATATACTTATCTCATGACAAAATTGCAGTTTGTCATCTTGACAGTCTAAAGGCGCTGCTCCTGACACTCCAATTTTCATATCAGTTGATTGTCATTCCTTCATTGGATTTCCCTTTAAAATCGACACTACATCATCTCGATACTTACTTATTAAGTATTATTTTATCTTAATTAAATTCTCTGTAAACAATTAAGGGTTCTCTTCTACATTCTAATAATTATAGAACTTTTCATATTTTTGAGTCAATAACCATATTATCTACATGGTGCTACTGATAGAAAAACAGCCTTATGTCAATAGCACATGTAACAATACGACTGACAGTAGTAAAGTATAGCTGTCAACACTTGGAAGGACTACATGGATTAATTTGGTCATCATTTTTCGCCAAAAATCACCTAGCTTTCAACTTATTAAACATAACCAGAATATCAAGTAAGGCTTAGTCAATGAGATACAAACAACATACATTGTTTTCTACTCTATTTCTCTTTTTAAGTACATTCATTTTACTCAATTGCATGAACCTGTACGGACAAAAGAAAAAAGAGCCTAACCCAAAAAAAGAAGTTGGTCTGTTGCTTGAAAACTTCTCACCTAGAGAAATTAACTCAGTTTTGAAGCTTCCAGGAATCCGCTTTCACAACATTAATAAGGTAGCCTATTATTATGATAAAAAAGAGCTAAAAAGAATTTATGAATTAGAAAAAAACAAAGATTGGGAGGGTTACTTAAAAGCACTCTATCAGTACATTTCTAATTTTGGGGTCAACAACTTCGTTCTCCAGCGAGATATGGATCTTGTCTGGAGGTTGGCTCGTGTTTCTGAATATTTTGACCAAACTGAGCTAACGAAAGAATTATACAGATTGATTCTTAAACATTACAGAGGTGATGTACAAGATGCCCTTTATACTTATGACTCACTTATCAAGTTTGAAAAACCGCTGTATGCTGATCTTGAGTATTACTATCGACTGGTAGAGAAAAGGCTCCAGATAGATACATTAAAGCCACCTAAAGAAGTTTTGACTGAAATGGGTAGTGAAATCAATTCACACTTTGATGAGTATGGAATGACCATCGGTGGCAAAAATGATTCACAACTTATTTTCACCTCCAAGAGAGTGGTATTAGACACCTCTACCATCAATAAAGACCTGTACGGTGAACGTGTAATCGAAAACATCTACAGTTCTCAGAAAAACCCTGACGGTACATGGCAGGAGGCAAAACCATTTGACGGAATCAACACTCAGTATAACGAGGGTTCGCCTTGTATTTCAAAAGATGGTAAAACGATCTTTTTTGTACGTTGCCATGCACCTGATGGCTCAGGTGACTGCGACTTGTACACCTCCTCTCTACAGGAAGATGGAACTTGGTCTGAAGCAACCAATTTAGGCCCAAAGATCAACAGCTATGCGTGGGACTCTCACCCTGCCTTAAACATGACTGAGGATACTCTGTACTTTTCATCTGCCAGAAAAGGTGGATTTGGTGGTCTCGACATCTGGTACACTACCAAAGACAAAAAAGGTGAATGGGAGGAATGCAAAAATGTAGGCCCTGTAATCAATTCCATGCGCAATGAGGTTAGCCCCTACCCTCATGCCAAGCACCATTTGCTGTACTTCAGTTCTGACGGTCAGCTTCTAAACTTTGGTGGCTATGACATCTTTAAATCATATGTGGTAGAAGGAGAATGGACTGAACCTAAAAATGTAGGTCCATTGGTCAATGGTGAGGGCAATGAGTTTTACTTTGCCATAGATTCACAATCTAAATGGTTGTTCTATGCCAAGTCTTATGAACAGGATGCGCCTAATATGGACTTGCAATCGTTCCCTCTGCCGATGGAAGCTAAACCAAACAATTTAGTTCGTTTTTCAGGTAGAATTATTGAAAAGACAACAGGTGAAGTATTTCAAGGTGTAGTGACAATCATTGACCTGACAGATGGTATAGAGGTAGCACCAAGAAAAATCCGGGAGGATGGCTCATTTGATTTTGAGTTGATCAACAAGAAGAAATACTTACTGGTAGTGGAAGGAGACAATTTCTTCAGAATAGAAGAAATGTTCTATCTAGATGGTGATAAAGAAGTCCAAATCCCTGCCGTAAGCATCAATAGTGTACTTACATTTAAGTCAATTGACTTTGAAAAAGGCAGTGCAAGACTCCTACCAGGTATGGAAAACAACCTGCACCTTGTGATTGATTTCTTGGCAGAACGTCCTAAGTACCGATTAAGAGTAACTGGGCATACCGACTCTGATGGAGATCCAACATTTAACTTGACTCTGTCAAAGAGAAGGGCTGAAGCAATTAGAGGGTATATTCTATCTTATGGCAACTTTCACCCAAGCAGGGTAATTGCTGATGGTAAAGGAGATACTGAACCTATTATCCCGAACCCCGTTTCGGACGAAGAGAAAAGAATCAACCGAAGAGTTGAATTCAAAATCTACTTTGATGAATATGGTATTGCAGAACCGCTGGAAACAGACCCTGAAAAAATTGATTAAGTAATATCATTAATAAAAAAGCCCTCAAAGCGTGAAAATTCTCTTTGAGGGCTTTCTTTTAAACTTTAAATCCAATCACCAATACATCATCAACCTGCTCACAATCGCCTTTCCAAGTCGTAAAGGTTGACTCCAACAACTGATACTGATCTTGGGCTGGCAAGTGCTGAATGGCTTCCAAAATCTTATACAAACCTCTCCTCTTTAATTTCTTTCCTGCTTTACCGCCAAACTGATCAGCATATCCATCGGAAAACATATAATACATCTGATCATTTCCTATTGGTAATACATGGTCTTCAAACTCGTCATGGGGTTCTCTTTCTCCAAGTTGCCTTCCGATTGACCTCCTGTTTCCTGCAATTACCTTTTGCCCTTCACCATCGTAGTATACCAATGAAATTTTTGCTCCTGAAAAATGGAGTTCCTGCTCTTCATAGTCGATACAGCACAAACCTATATCCATTCCATCCGAAACTTTGGAAGACTGTTTACTCAACTTGCTTTCCAATGCATATTGCATTCCTGCAAGGATATCTCCCGGACTTCTCATCCGATTCAAGAAGACCATTTCTCCCAATAAACTATCTGCTATCACACTCATAAATGCACCAGGCACACCATGTCCTGTACAGTCAATACATGCGATATAGGCCATCCCATCCAAATATGCATACCAATAGAAATCTCCACTTACTTCATCAACTGGTTTCAGCATAAAAAATGATTCGCTTACTTTCTCCCTGATCTCTGTCAGATCAGGGAGCAATGCATTTTGGATTTTCTGAGCATACCGCAAGCTTGAGTGTCTATCATCAATATATTGACTCAGCTTTTTGTTAGCTCCTTCAAGTACTTCATTTATATTCTCAACTTCCTGTTGCCTTTCCGTCAGTTCATCATACGCACTGTTCTTAGCCTTATTCTCCCGATACATACCTACCGCAAAATAGATCAGCACACCAATGGTCACAAAGCTTACGATAACAGTTGTCATATGCTGTTCTCGCTGCTCAATATGTGTCTCTCTTGATAACCTCAATTTACGTTCAAGCTCCTCAACAGAGTTCAGCATCATCAGGTATTCCATTTCATCTTCATGCTGACTACTTAACAAGCTGTCTTTATACACACCTTGAAGCTCTAAGTATTTCAATGCTCTAGAGGGGTCTCCTTGCATCTTTTCTATTTTGTAAAGGAAATAATACCCCTCCTGCAATTCCTCGTAATCCTGTACATTTTTCGCAATGAAAATTGCCCTTAAAGTAAAATACTCTACCATTTGAGGTTGATTCAACTTCAGGTAAACCATTGCTATCTTATTCAACAACTCAGCCTTATATCCCGTCTCAAGATTTCCTTTTTCCTGAAGTCCAAGAGCCTTGTTGTAATATTCAATCGCTTCTCGGTATTTTTTTGTCTCCAAGAACAGGTCTCCCATTGACGACAATACTTTCATGGCAAAAAAGTCGTCCCGAATGTACTGGCTGTAAAGCAATGCTTTTTCGAACAGCTCCAATGACTGCACCATCTCACCGCTATATTTTGCAACAATCCCTTTACAAGAAAGAATCCGAGCCCAAAGTTCATAGTCTGTATTGGATGCTATCTCCTCTGCTTCTACCACATACCGGCTTGCCTCCTCATAAAATGCCTTTTCAATATATATTTCTGCCATTCCGACAAATGCATAACTCATATACTCCTTATCCCCTATTTCCTCTGCTCTTCTGAGTATATAGTCACAATGTTTCAAAGCCTCATCATAACTCCCCTTTTTGAAATAGACATAACTCAATGAGAGTGATCCTAATAAAATCCCCGGCAAATAATTCTGTTGCGTTGCCAGCTCTAAGGTTTCAGTTGAATAAGCGAGCATCTGATCGGTAGAGGAATATCGATACATCCAAGCAATCTCCCCCAATACATTCACCTTTGTAGTGTCATGCATAGCAGTATCATTCAACAGGCTTTTTAGACTGTCAATCTGGTTTAAGGCTTTATTGGGCAAGCCCGCAACCACCTCTAATCCTGTAAGTAAAAAGAATAAAAGTAATGCGTTTTTCATGCAAAGGTTGTCAAATCTCAATGGGTAGCAATTAGTCACAATCAACTGCTATGTAATTGTTGCAGTCAGGGATAAGAAAAAAAGAAGTGTACAAAGTGAAAGTCAATGAGTCCTATAACTAGGTCTAAATACTGGCTATTAGGCTCTAATTAAATTAGTGTTCTTAACGCTCAATTACAACTGAAAAATGCATGATTTGAATAAAGTTATGGTACAACACCAGAAAGGGTTTATAGAGATACCTTATAAAAACAAAAAGCTCCTGACAGAAAAACTGTCAGGAGCCTATATATTCTTGTGATGGAGTTCAGCTTATACCAATGCAGCTTTACGTTGCATTACCGCTTCTGCTGAAGCCACAATATTTTCAGCTTTCAATCCATATTTGACCATCAGTTGATCAGGAGTACCGCTTTCACCGAATACGTCTTTTACACCAACGAACTCGATTGGAGCTGGGAACTGTCTTGCCAATACACCGGCAACGCTCTCACCAAGACCACCAAAGATTTGGTGTTCTTCAGCTGTCACAACACAACCTGTTTTCTTCACAGACTTAAGGATTGCTTCTTCGTCCAGTGGCTTGATAGTGTGGATATTGATAATCTCAGCATCGATACCTTTTTCAGCCAACATTTCACCAGCTTGAATCGCTTCCCATACCAAGTGACCAGTTGCTACGATTGTAACGTCAGCACCTTCGTTCAACATCACAGCTTTACCAATCTCAAACTTGTCATCAGGCATGATGTTAGGCACTGCAGGACGTCCGAAACGCAAGTAAACAGGACCATCGTATTCAGCAATAGCAATCGTCGCTGCCTTAGTTTGGTTGAAGTCGCAAGTGTTGATTACTGTCATATGAGGAAGCATCTTCATCATACCGATATCTTCCAATACTTGGTGTGTAGCACCATCTTCGCCCAGTGTTATTCCTGAGTGAGAAGCACAGATCTTAACGTTTTTACGGGAATAAGCTACCGACTGTCTGATTTGGTCATATACACGGCTAGTAGAGAAGTTAGCAAAAGTACCTGTAAAAGGAATTTTACCACCAATTGTCATACCTGCAGCCATACCAATCATGTTGGCTTCTGCGATACCTACTTGAAAGAAACGCTCTGGAAACTCAGCAGCGAAAGCATCCATTTTAAGCGACCCTGTAAGGTCAGCACAAAGTGCTACTACTTCGTTGTTGTTCTTTCCCAATTCAAGCAGACCCGCGCCAAATCCAGATCTAGTGTCTTTTTTCTCCGTATAAGTGTATTTCTTCATAAGAATGGTGCTAATTAAAGCATTGTTTATTTGTCTTTCGAAAATCCCCCGCAAAAGTAGCATTTGCAATCATCTAAGACAAAATTTCAATAAAGAAACCTTCACAACTAATCGTAATATTTTCAATCATTGCCTAACGAGCGTACATCTACCCCCTGATACACTTACCAAAACATTTAGCTCAGACAAGGTTTTGAAGCCTAATTGCGGAAGACTTGGCTAGTACACTTGACCACAATTCCTTCTCCTAATAGAAAGATATTCTTTGGAAGAAAGAACAAGTCAAAAAATAATACCCAACTGTTAATTGAATACTTGTAAAAGAATATTCATGTGGAAATACAGGAAAATACTAAATTGAACTTCGAAAGGATTTTTTACTCTTTAATCAAGGCAATTTTTTCTTTCAAACTTCAGCACAGTCACTAGACCTGTTCTCCAAGTTTAGTTGACAAAGGAAAAACCAAACCAATTCTTTATTTCAAACCCTGCCATTAGGCTATTTAACTATTCAAAAATGAAAGAACTAACACAAACCCTTATCTACATTCATGCATTCCTTGGTGGCTTAGGACTTCTCAGTGGTATAGCCAGTGTTATTACAAAAAAAGGAAGCAAGCCACACACCCAATCAGGAAAAGTCTTTTCCATTGCCATGATTGGAAGTGCTGTCCTATCGCTGATTGTTGCGAGAGTGCCGGAGCATGAAAATCTCTTCTTATTTCTGATAGGGATCTTCACCATTTACATGGTTTTGGCTGGTAATCGAGCACTAACGCTAAAGTACCCCAACAAAAGTCAAGCTGATATTATTGATAAGTCAATATCAGGTCTCATGTTACTTGGCTCTATTGCCATGCTTGCCATTGGGGGTTATAACCTGACCAAAAATAACAATGAAGGTACATTATTCCTGTTTTTTGGAGGGTTTGGACTTTTCATGACCATCACAGACTTTAAGTCATTCAAGACCTTCAAAGAACAAAAGAGCCTCAGGCTAAAGAATCATATTGGCAGAATGGTGGGTGCTTTAATCGCATCCTTTACAGCTTTTATTGTAGCAGGCTTAAACCTGAATAGCACAATTGCATGGATCAGTCCAACCATTGTTGGCACTATGTATATCATTTTCTGGACAAGAAAATTAAAGACGGACAAAAGACCAATTGAAGAAAAGCAACTGATCAAATAGCTAAATAGAGTCGCTCAAAAGTTTCACTAAGGTCACACATGTTTTGACTCACTTTTGAAAAACCAATTATGCTAATGCCTATTTTAATGGGCATTTTTTCATATTGGCAAATTTTATAACCAGTTAATTTTTTCACAAACAGATTTACATTCTTATGGTAAAAGACCTGATTAACGCATTTGATGATTACGATGACTTCCGTAAAAACA
This portion of the Limibacter armeniacum genome encodes:
- a CDS encoding tetratricopeptide repeat protein, with amino-acid sequence MKNALLLFFLLTGLEVVAGLPNKALNQIDSLKSLLNDTAMHDTTKVNVLGEIAWMYRYSSTDQMLAYSTETLELATQQNYLPGILLGSLSLSYVYFKKGSYDEALKHCDYILRRAEEIGDKEYMSYAFVGMAEIYIEKAFYEEASRYVVEAEEIASNTDYELWARILSCKGIVAKYSGEMVQSLELFEKALLYSQYIRDDFFAMKVLSSMGDLFLETKKYREAIEYYNKALGLQEKGNLETGYKAELLNKIAMVYLKLNQPQMVEYFTLRAIFIAKNVQDYEELQEGYYFLYKIEKMQGDPSRALKYLELQGVYKDSLLSSQHEDEMEYLMMLNSVEELERKLRLSRETHIEQREQHMTTVIVSFVTIGVLIYFAVGMYRENKAKNSAYDELTERQQEVENINEVLEGANKKLSQYIDDRHSSLRYAQKIQNALLPDLTEIREKVSESFFMLKPVDEVSGDFYWYAYLDGMAYIACIDCTGHGVPGAFMSVIADSLLGEMVFLNRMRSPGDILAGMQYALESKLSKQSSKVSDGMDIGLCCIDYEEQELHFSGAKISLVYYDGEGQKVIAGNRRSIGRQLGEREPHDEFEDHVLPIGNDQMYYMFSDGYADQFGGKAGKKLKRRGLYKILEAIQHLPAQDQYQLLESTFTTWKGDCEQVDDVLVIGFKV
- a CDS encoding transketolase family protein; translation: MKKYTYTEKKDTRSGFGAGLLELGKNNNEVVALCADLTGSLKMDAFAAEFPERFFQVGIAEANMIGMAAGMTIGGKIPFTGTFANFSTSRVYDQIRQSVAYSRKNVKICASHSGITLGEDGATHQVLEDIGMMKMLPHMTVINTCDFNQTKAATIAIAEYDGPVYLRFGRPAVPNIMPDDKFEIGKAVMLNEGADVTIVATGHLVWEAIQAGEMLAEKGIDAEIINIHTIKPLDEEAILKSVKKTGCVVTAEEHQIFGGLGESVAGVLARQFPAPIEFVGVKDVFGESGTPDQLMVKYGLKAENIVASAEAVMQRKAALV
- the lon gene encoding endopeptidase La, which translates into the protein MALKRNSIVLSELSGMESDDQLISVVPAEEDDGEFDGVEGLELPLLPLRNAVLFPGVVIPITVGREKSVKLVKNAYNTTKVIGVVAQKNSSNEDPRLGDVYKVGTVARILKTLTLPDGNTTIIIQGKRKFEIEELVSEDPYMVVKGNVLGDNFDFSSENEESALIDSLKETAYKILKLNKDIPEEARTALDNISSLSFLTYFLSSNLNVEVRDKQKLLEIHDGRTKVTTLLEYMFREVQMLELKNEITSKVNFDIDQQQRDYFLRQQMKVLQDELGVDSPDREIEDLIVRAEKKEWPEIAKKQFDKEIQKLKRINPAAAEYPITLSYCEFLLDLPWSEATEDDFDLKKAQKILDKDHYGLDKVKDRIIEYLAVLKLKQDLKGPILCLYGPPGVGKTSLGKSIAKALGRKYVRMALGGMKDESEIRGHRKTYVGAMPGRVLQSLKKVNSSNPVFILDELDKLGADFRGDPSSALLEVLDPEQNHTFVDNYLEVEYDLSKVLFIATANSLDSIQPALRDRMEIIEITGYTVEEKIEIAKKHLIPKQRKEHGLKGKDVSFSDASIRFLIEGYTRESGVRNLERKIGAVVRNIAKSVALEEEYKKSIGAKEVEKILGAPVFDKELYQNNDIAGVVTGLAWTSVGGEILFIESSLNPGKGRLTLSGQLGDVMKESATAALSYLKANAKKLDIDQRIFDKYDLHIHVPAGAVPKDGPSAGITMLTSMASIYTQRKVMDRLAMTGEITLRGKVLPVGGIKEKLLAARRAGIRDIIFCNKNKKDVMEVDEQYLENLNIHFVENVDEVLKIALLDEKVNDAIEFDLD
- a CDS encoding OmpA family protein, which codes for MNLYGQKKKEPNPKKEVGLLLENFSPREINSVLKLPGIRFHNINKVAYYYDKKELKRIYELEKNKDWEGYLKALYQYISNFGVNNFVLQRDMDLVWRLARVSEYFDQTELTKELYRLILKHYRGDVQDALYTYDSLIKFEKPLYADLEYYYRLVEKRLQIDTLKPPKEVLTEMGSEINSHFDEYGMTIGGKNDSQLIFTSKRVVLDTSTINKDLYGERVIENIYSSQKNPDGTWQEAKPFDGINTQYNEGSPCISKDGKTIFFVRCHAPDGSGDCDLYTSSLQEDGTWSEATNLGPKINSYAWDSHPALNMTEDTLYFSSARKGGFGGLDIWYTTKDKKGEWEECKNVGPVINSMRNEVSPYPHAKHHLLYFSSDGQLLNFGGYDIFKSYVVEGEWTEPKNVGPLVNGEGNEFYFAIDSQSKWLFYAKSYEQDAPNMDLQSFPLPMEAKPNNLVRFSGRIIEKTTGEVFQGVVTIIDLTDGIEVAPRKIREDGSFDFELINKKKYLLVVEGDNFFRIEEMFYLDGDKEVQIPAVSINSVLTFKSIDFEKGSARLLPGMENNLHLVIDFLAERPKYRLRVTGHTDSDGDPTFNLTLSKRRAEAIRGYILSYGNFHPSRVIADGKGDTEPIIPNPVSDEEKRINRRVEFKIYFDEYGIAEPLETDPEKID